The nucleotide sequence TACAGTAACTGCTTCAGTTGACAATAGACCTTCAAAGTTCTTCAACTGAGGCACAACCAATCTGCAGAAGCATTCATGCTTGGATTAGAAATGGATAAAGGCAAAAAAGTCCTACCAATGTTGGAGCTAGTTATCAGTGAGTTTCCACATTAAAAGAATAAACCAGTTGCCAATGTCAAGAACATTTAGATACCGGTTCTTTATGTCTGCCTCCCTTCGACCAAGTCTAGGCGTGTCAGCAGTAAGAATAATAGCCTTGAAGCCCATTCGTTCAGCTCTCTGTGCTAGCTCAGCTGTTACATCCCGTCTTCTGTGTACCTATAAACAGAAGAGGAGTACCCAACTACAGAATCAGCTATGAAAACTAGGATCACAAGAAAGAAACATGAAATGCTGCATAGACATAGTAAATTGTTAATATGAAAAAACTTTCAACTGCTAGAGCTAAAGATAGAAAAGTACATATATTTGAAAGAAGCGAACAGCATTGCAGCTGGAAGCAACCTCCTCAACAGAGCAGCTAGACGAAAAGGACAATACCTACAATGACAACAGCTTAGTATTcaataagttttaattaaatgggcTCCAATTAGAGTATTGATTGATACCATGATGGTGTTACATGCAGCTGCTGCTCGGGCTGTTGCAACCTCTCCTGGTATATAGAAAATTCAAGCCTGAAATCAGTACACATAAACTAAAGTCAAAACACTTCTATCTTTATACATACCTTCAGGATGTGCCAGCTTATGCATTCCAGTTGGAGCAATCATGATTGGTGCCGAAGTATGGTAACCCAATATGGTAGTTGACATATCTATTCTGCTCACATCTACAAGAATTCTCGGTCGAATACTGAGAAGTCCAGGAAAAGTAATTTAGAACGGTCTCCTTGTGTGCTAATTGTAATAACAGGTTTAACACTTTACATGATTCTACAATAtgcttccaaattctctcttaGCGTGTGTTGATCCTCAGCTCCACCATTGTAAAAATCGAAGTACATCTTCGGGAGGGCTTGCCTTGCCAGTTCCTGGAATTCATTTACATTGACTGGTTCAGCTGACATTTGTCCTAAAAACACAAACATTTGTCAGTACTTAtcctaaaaaaagaaaaagaaaaaaggaaaaataatccATATGTTAATATTGACATTCCAGTAAAAAACCACCCTGATCCCATTAATTTTTAGGGTGGCATCACCAATTcagtttcttattattttacaaaatctTAGGAAGGAAAACATTTTGTTGATTACATAACAGTGGATAAATGATGGTAAGCCTTGGCATAATAGCAACGTTTGCTCCATTATGGCTTCGATGTAACGGGTTTGAAACATGAAAATAGCCTTGCACAGAGGCTAGTACGTTTAATTGACTTCGGTATAACAAGTGGTGTAGTGATCTGTTGGTACCAGTATCTTATTTGTTGAGGTCTTGAGCCATCTAGCAAGGGTGGACAATGGATATGACCATTGCAACTGTTGAGTTTGTGGCTATGCATTCTTGAAATTAGTCAGGGACAAATCCTCAGAGTAGGTGTGTCTTAGATGCTGTGACATGAATTATTGGCCACATATGATGGTCTTCTAGAGATAAAAATTGATCTTGGTATACTTCTTACAATGTATCAACGAATTATCTCCTACTGATACAAAAATGAATGGTACCAATAACATACAAATGAGACAATGTCATGCCAAAATTAAGAAGAACAACAATAATATTCCTAACAACCATCTGAACAAACTAACTGCCAAAAGCTTGAATGAAATTAAAGATGGTAGATCTGGCCCTGCCCCGACCCACCCCTATTTGGGCAGGATCAATGTTAGTTTACCTGGCTCAAGGCAGGTAACAGGGATTCCCCAAACAAATTTAACTGGGGACAGGGCAGAGATGGGATTTATATACCGCTCTCTGCCCCAAATCCTCTACACAATACTAAGATTACATTTGTGTTCTCTCTCATCATACCTTCGGGAAAAGGGCAGGAATGGGGTATGAGATATCACCAAATCATCACTATAGAAGCTTGATGCCTTTTTCAAGCATCTGAATTATTTTTTCCGCTAGTTCTGAActtctatacatatatatctatatatttgtatgtatgtatgtatatttccCGGCTTCAACAAATCATCACCTCATTTGAACCAAACCGTTAGGTTATGTGG is from Diospyros lotus cultivar Yz01 chromosome 2, ASM1463336v1, whole genome shotgun sequence and encodes:
- the LOC127793902 gene encoding peroxisomal (S)-2-hydroxyacid oxidase GLO4, which produces MSAEPVNVNEFQELARQALPKMYFDFYNGGAEDQHTLRENLEAYCRIIIRPRILVDVSRIDMSTTILGYHTSAPIMIAPTGMHKLAHPEGEVATARAAAACNTIMVLSFSSSCSVEEVASSCNAVRFFQIYVHRRRDVTAELAQRAERMGFKAIILTADTPRLGRREADIKNRLVVPQLKNFEGLLSTEAVTGKGSDLEAFASRMHDSSLCWQDIEWLRSITSLPILIKGVLTAEDATKAMQMGVAGIIVSNHGGRQLDYSPATITVLEEVVGAVGGRIPVLFDGGVRRGTDIFKALALGAQAVMVGRPVVYGLAAKGEYGVRRVIEMLKDELELTMALSGCPTLRDVTRSRVRVDQVGALNCRL